The stretch of DNA ACAGTATACGTGAGGCAGAGGCCTCACCTCGAGATGTTCCTTCACCATGTTGCTCAGATGTTTGAGGTTGTCGTTTTCACAGCTAGTGAAAGTGTTTATGCTGAGCCTCTATTAGATAAACTCGACCCAGACCGGAAACTGATTTCACGCCGTTTTTACCGAGAATCTTGTACGTTTTCCAATGGTACCTACACGAAGGACCTAACGATTTTTGGAGTTGACTTGGCAAAAGTTGTGATAGTTGACAATACTCCACAGGTAAAATTTTACAATCAGATGTGAATGTATATTTCATCACCAAATGTGTTTCTGTTATCTAGTTTTTGACCACATGAATTCTGGTTTAAAACTGATTTCGTTAGACCTAAAGTTTCTGCTCTTCCATCTGTGCGGCTGTACATGCGGGTTGTAGTTTAGTTTCACCTGATTCTTTCTAAGATGTTTTACGTGGTGTTGGACCGTGCAAGCCTAACATTTTGTTCAGGTCTTCCAGCTACAGGTCGACAACGGCATACCCATAAAGAGCTGGTTTGACGACCCCGCAGATGTTGAGTTGATGGAACTGCTTCAATTCCTTGGGACCCTCGTCGACGCAAAGGATGTTCGACCAATCATCTCGAAGAACTTCAACAACAAAGGTGTGTTCGTTTCATAGGGTCTAAAACTTAGAggtgtcacatcaaagagaatcttatcatttagaagtattaaataaagtctaattataaaactaattgcagaactccaggactaattcgcgagacgaatccaatgaggtatattagtccatgattagcggatgattactgtagcatcactgtggcaaattatggattaattagactcattaaatttgtctcgcgaattagcatccatccgtgtaaaaagttttataaacagattttatttaatacttctaaatagcaatattctctttgatgtgacgggtctaaaacTTTAGAGGGGAGGAAAGGAACACACCAAAAGTAAAGTTGCTCCCTCTTCGTTTGACAACCTCCATTTCTGCATCCAGGTCATTCTGGGTTCAGGTTATTCTTGGGTAATTAGGTATAGAATCTACACAGCGTTCATGAATCATGATATGTTAGTAGTTACAGATAGGATGGCATAAGCCATAGTCACTTCCATGCCATTGATGCATGGTTCCGTAGTTTCATGTATTGCAGAGCTACAGAAACTAAATTACGAGACATTAATTTGTGAATCCAATTTTGATTGCTCAACGATATCTCGTCATTCTAGCCGAAAGGTTTTCTGTGGATACAAATTAAACACCTTAAATTTCGACTTCGGACATATTCTGCTGCGAACTCTCTGTCATGAACACAGGAATGTTCCGAGGACCGGGATCCTGGCGGCACCACTCGACCTGCCGGCTTCTTGCGTCACTCGTCACGCCTACGGCCTACCCGCACTCCCGTCACAGCCGGTCTTTGCGTGGCCAGCCTCTCTCGGTTCAGGCCGTTGTCCTCGTCCTAGATTCCAAGTTGCTCCCGTCACTGCTTGTGGTTTTTTGCAGAAGAGGAAAGGGTCACAAGTTCGACGCGTTGCTGGACAAATCGCAGTTGCGGTTTACGTCTCGTGGACCATCCTGCCATGTGACCGCGGAGCCGCATTAAAAGCTGCGCCAACCCAGCATAGGAGTTCACTGCGACGCCCATACGATTGTGCGCACACAGACAGACTGACGAGCCGCATCTAGCAGCCGGACTAGCTCAGCTCAGCGTAGCTAGTCCCATGGCTCCGGCGAGTCCTCTGTTCGTCCTCGTCTTCCTCGCGGTAACCGCCCCGCTCTCGGCTGGTGCGGGGGCGGCACTGGTGTTCCCCGATGAAGCGCTCCCGACCAAGTCGGGCTACCTCCCCATCCCGCCCACCAACGCCTCGCTCTTCTTCGCCTTCTACGAGGCCACCCGCCCGCTCACGCCGCCCGCCTCCACGCCGCTCCTCCTCTGGCTGCAGGGCGGGCCCGGCTGCTCCGGCCTCGTGGGCAACTTCTTCGAGCTCGGCCCCTACTTCGTCAACCCCGACAGCGTCTCCCTCTCGCCCAACCCCTTCGCGTGGAaccgccgcttcgggctcctCTTCATCGACAGCCCGCTCGGCACCGGCTTCAGCGCCGCGCCGTCCCCCGCCGACATCCCCACCAACCAGTCCGTCATCGCCGTGCACATCCTCGCCGCGCTGCAGTCGTTCCTCGCCCTCGATCCCAGCTTCCGCGCGCGGCCGTTCTTCCTCACCGGCGAGAGCTACGCCGGCAAGTACGTCCCCGCGGCGGGGGCGCACATCCTGGACGTGAACCCGACGCTGCCGGAGGCGCTCCGCGTCAACCTCCACGGCGTGGCCATCGGCAACGGGCTCACGCACCCCGTCGCGCAGGTCGCCACGCACGCGGACGCGGCCTACTTCTCGGGGCTCATCAACGCGCGGCAGAAGCGGGAGCTGGAGGCGCTgcaggcggaggcggtggcgctgACCCGCGCGGAACggtggcgcgaggcggcggaCGCGCGGGGCCGGGTGCTGTCGCGGCTGCAGAACATGAC from Panicum hallii strain FIL2 chromosome 3, PHallii_v3.1, whole genome shotgun sequence encodes:
- the LOC112883905 gene encoding serine carboxypeptidase-like 50, which gives rise to MAPASPLFVLVFLAVTAPLSAGAGAALVFPDEALPTKSGYLPIPPTNASLFFAFYEATRPLTPPASTPLLLWLQGGPGCSGLVGNFFELGPYFVNPDSVSLSPNPFAWNRRFGLLFIDSPLGTGFSAAPSPADIPTNQSVIAVHILAALQSFLALDPSFRARPFFLTGESYAGKYVPAAGAHILDVNPTLPEALRVNLHGVAIGNGLTHPVAQVATHADAAYFSGLINARQKRELEALQAEAVALTRAERWREAADARGRVLSRLQNMTGLATLYDAAKQRPYRTDPVGAFLNRAEAKAALGARGDVAWEECSDAVGAAMHADVMRSVVPQVESLLRRTRVLLYQGVRDLRDGVVSTEAWLGEVRWDGLHAFLDADRAVWRTRADGELAGYVQRSGALAHVVVYSAGHLVPADNGLAAQEMIEDWVLGTGLFGRRGGNGRRRAA